The Pagrus major chromosome 17, Pma_NU_1.0 genome includes a region encoding these proteins:
- the g6fl gene encoding g6f-like isoform X1 — MESGFLTFILISSFAVSSSHTGTPDEVLVAREGTPITLICTDKTVRGAVAINWMVKSSGADEWNLVLSANEGNTFSGGASKASMRLTDPNFQDTGVFSLFFLPKMEDGGLYSCLIKQQERKLKERIILLAVLKVTVVPAAPILQLSTLRLIASVNPDSAVTRITWAAPGDISMKSEKKPKTGTVSKLPRLQISDSGAYVCMVHPQGHSSKALFPFNVDVTVDADNVASFTNITHAPLISTATQAHTSFTLTCPAVQGDYVLLYWQPPDARRQTNMKLVYQYDRWRGSTSLTEQSKRVQLAGPPYNAEAGSFSFLLIPGWKEGGLYVCDVFVNDNAFSQRTLLSVLKVKTSYYPSKLELLCLYSERSQVQSAKWRYQNKSHQLRMITNGPGSVSTLLPLPITSDTAGNYTCTLQLKNGQTVWATQAVTLPHEGSLIVPPSPHLPSLSALLLLMVPLVAAAVCVLLWRQKHISDRSIEQSLSVHSGEAENIYENPEDIRQAPPEGSVYMDLKPRGEDDVYKELERCERCQS, encoded by the exons ATGAGGTGTTAGTGGCAAGAGAGGGCACGCCTATCACCTTGATTTGTACTGATAAAACAGTCAGGGGTGCTGTAGCCATTAACTGGATGGTGAAGTCATCTGGTGCGGATGAATGGAACCTGGTTCTCTCAGCCAATGAAGGGAACACGTTCTCTGGTGGTGCCTCGAAGGCATCCATGCGTTTGACTGATCCAAACTTTCAAGACACCGGggttttctctctgttctttctcCCCAAAATGGAGGACGGCGGCCTCTACTCATGCTTGATAAAGCAACAAGAGAGGAAACTGAAGGAGAGGATTATCCTCTTAGCAGTCCTCAAAG TCACTGTTGTCCCCGCTGCACCCATTCTGCAGCTCAGCACCCTTCGGCTGATTGCCAGTGTGAATCCTGACTCTGCTGTCACCAGAATCACCTGGGCAGCGCCTGGAGATATTTCCATGAAGAGCGAGAAAAAGCCAAAAACAGGCACAGTGTCCAAACTTCCACGGCTACAGATCAGTGACAGCGGGGCCTACGTCTGTATGGTTCACCCGCAGGGTCACAGCAGTAAGGCTCTCTTCCCCTTCAACGTGGACGTGACTGTTGATG CTGACAATGTGGCCTCATTCACCAATATAACACATG CCCCTTTGATCTCCACCGCCACTCAGGCGCACACATCCTTCACCTTAACCTGTCCTGCTGTCCAGGGGGACTACGTCTTACTGTACTGGCAACCTCCAGATGCCAGGAGGCAAACTAACATGAAGCTCGTGTACCAGTACGACCGGTGGAGGGGTTCCACTTCGTTGACCGAGCAAAGCAAGAGAGTCCAGCTTGCCGGCCCTCCCTACAACGCAGAGGCTGGGAGCTTCTCTTTTCTGCTCATACCTGGGTGGAAGGAGGGCGGTCTCTAcgtctgtgatgtgtttgtcaATGACAATGCCTTCAGCCAGAGGACCCTTCTCAGCGTGCTGAAAG TTAAAACCAGCTACTACCCCTCAAAGCTGGAGCTGCTGTGCCTGTACTCGGAGCGGTCCCAGGTCCAAAGTGCCAAGTGGAGATACCAGAATAAGAGTCACCAGCTGCGCATGATAACCAACGGCCCTGGCAGCGTCAGCACCCTTCTGCCCTTGCCAATCACCTCTGACACAGCCGGGAACTACACCTGCACACTGCAACTGAAAAATGGGCAGACCGTCTGGGCAACGCAAGCTGTAACACTGCCCCATGAAG GGAGTCTCATTGTGCCCCCCTCGCCCCACCTCCCTTCCCTCTCTGCTTTATTACTCCTCATGGTGCCCCTGGTTGCCGCGGCTGTCTGTGTGTTGCTatggagacagaaacacatttctgatcgCA GTATTGAGCagtctctgtctgtccactcGGGTGAAGCAGAGAACATCTATGAAAATCCTGAGGATATCAGACAG GCTCCTCCCGAGGGCTCAGTCTACATG GATTTAAAGCCAAGAGGAGAGGATGATGTCTACAAGGAACTGGAGCG ATGCGAACGGTGTCAGAGCTGA
- the g6fl gene encoding g6f-like isoform X2, whose translation MESGFLTFILISSFAVSSSHTGTPDEVLVAREGTPITLICTDKTVRGAVAINWMVKSSGADEWNLVLSANEGNTFSGGASKASMRLTDPNFQDTGVFSLFFLPKMEDGGLYSCLIKQQERKLKERIILLAVLKVTVVPAAPILQLSTLRLIASVNPDSAVTRITWAAPGDISMKSEKKPKTGTVSKLPRLQISDSGAYVCMVHPQGHSSKALFPFNVDVTVDAPLISTATQAHTSFTLTCPAVQGDYVLLYWQPPDARRQTNMKLVYQYDRWRGSTSLTEQSKRVQLAGPPYNAEAGSFSFLLIPGWKEGGLYVCDVFVNDNAFSQRTLLSVLKVKTSYYPSKLELLCLYSERSQVQSAKWRYQNKSHQLRMITNGPGSVSTLLPLPITSDTAGNYTCTLQLKNGQTVWATQAVTLPHEGSLIVPPSPHLPSLSALLLLMVPLVAAAVCVLLWRQKHISDRSIEQSLSVHSGEAENIYENPEDIRQAPPEGSVYMDLKPRGEDDVYKELERCERCQS comes from the exons ATGAGGTGTTAGTGGCAAGAGAGGGCACGCCTATCACCTTGATTTGTACTGATAAAACAGTCAGGGGTGCTGTAGCCATTAACTGGATGGTGAAGTCATCTGGTGCGGATGAATGGAACCTGGTTCTCTCAGCCAATGAAGGGAACACGTTCTCTGGTGGTGCCTCGAAGGCATCCATGCGTTTGACTGATCCAAACTTTCAAGACACCGGggttttctctctgttctttctcCCCAAAATGGAGGACGGCGGCCTCTACTCATGCTTGATAAAGCAACAAGAGAGGAAACTGAAGGAGAGGATTATCCTCTTAGCAGTCCTCAAAG TCACTGTTGTCCCCGCTGCACCCATTCTGCAGCTCAGCACCCTTCGGCTGATTGCCAGTGTGAATCCTGACTCTGCTGTCACCAGAATCACCTGGGCAGCGCCTGGAGATATTTCCATGAAGAGCGAGAAAAAGCCAAAAACAGGCACAGTGTCCAAACTTCCACGGCTACAGATCAGTGACAGCGGGGCCTACGTCTGTATGGTTCACCCGCAGGGTCACAGCAGTAAGGCTCTCTTCCCCTTCAACGTGGACGTGACTGTTGATG CCCCTTTGATCTCCACCGCCACTCAGGCGCACACATCCTTCACCTTAACCTGTCCTGCTGTCCAGGGGGACTACGTCTTACTGTACTGGCAACCTCCAGATGCCAGGAGGCAAACTAACATGAAGCTCGTGTACCAGTACGACCGGTGGAGGGGTTCCACTTCGTTGACCGAGCAAAGCAAGAGAGTCCAGCTTGCCGGCCCTCCCTACAACGCAGAGGCTGGGAGCTTCTCTTTTCTGCTCATACCTGGGTGGAAGGAGGGCGGTCTCTAcgtctgtgatgtgtttgtcaATGACAATGCCTTCAGCCAGAGGACCCTTCTCAGCGTGCTGAAAG TTAAAACCAGCTACTACCCCTCAAAGCTGGAGCTGCTGTGCCTGTACTCGGAGCGGTCCCAGGTCCAAAGTGCCAAGTGGAGATACCAGAATAAGAGTCACCAGCTGCGCATGATAACCAACGGCCCTGGCAGCGTCAGCACCCTTCTGCCCTTGCCAATCACCTCTGACACAGCCGGGAACTACACCTGCACACTGCAACTGAAAAATGGGCAGACCGTCTGGGCAACGCAAGCTGTAACACTGCCCCATGAAG GGAGTCTCATTGTGCCCCCCTCGCCCCACCTCCCTTCCCTCTCTGCTTTATTACTCCTCATGGTGCCCCTGGTTGCCGCGGCTGTCTGTGTGTTGCTatggagacagaaacacatttctgatcgCA GTATTGAGCagtctctgtctgtccactcGGGTGAAGCAGAGAACATCTATGAAAATCCTGAGGATATCAGACAG GCTCCTCCCGAGGGCTCAGTCTACATG GATTTAAAGCCAAGAGGAGAGGATGATGTCTACAAGGAACTGGAGCG ATGCGAACGGTGTCAGAGCTGA
- the g6fl gene encoding g6f-like isoform X3, giving the protein MESGFLTFILISSFAVSSSHTGTPDEVLVAREGTPITLICTDKTVRGAVAINWMVKSSGADEWNLVLSANEGNTFSGGASKASMRLTDPNFQDTGVFSLFFLPKMEDGGLYSCLIKQQERKLKERIILLAVLKVTVVPAAPILQLSTLRLIASVNPDSAVTRITWAAPGDISMKSEKKPKTGTVSKLPRLQISDSGAYVCMVHPQGHSSKALFPFNVDVTVDADNVASFTNITHAPLISTATQAHTSFTLTCPAVQGDYVLLYWQPPDARRQTNMKLVYQYDRWRGSTSLTEQSKRVQLAGPPYNAEAGSFSFLLIPGWKEGGLYVCDVFVNDNAFSQRTLLSVLKVKTSYYPSKLELLCLYSERSQVQSAKWRYQNKSHQLRMITNGPGSVSTLLPLPITSDTAGNYTCTLQLKNGQTVWATQAVTLPHEGIEQSLSVHSGEAENIYENPEDIRQAPPEGSVYMDLKPRGEDDVYKELERCERCQS; this is encoded by the exons ATGAGGTGTTAGTGGCAAGAGAGGGCACGCCTATCACCTTGATTTGTACTGATAAAACAGTCAGGGGTGCTGTAGCCATTAACTGGATGGTGAAGTCATCTGGTGCGGATGAATGGAACCTGGTTCTCTCAGCCAATGAAGGGAACACGTTCTCTGGTGGTGCCTCGAAGGCATCCATGCGTTTGACTGATCCAAACTTTCAAGACACCGGggttttctctctgttctttctcCCCAAAATGGAGGACGGCGGCCTCTACTCATGCTTGATAAAGCAACAAGAGAGGAAACTGAAGGAGAGGATTATCCTCTTAGCAGTCCTCAAAG TCACTGTTGTCCCCGCTGCACCCATTCTGCAGCTCAGCACCCTTCGGCTGATTGCCAGTGTGAATCCTGACTCTGCTGTCACCAGAATCACCTGGGCAGCGCCTGGAGATATTTCCATGAAGAGCGAGAAAAAGCCAAAAACAGGCACAGTGTCCAAACTTCCACGGCTACAGATCAGTGACAGCGGGGCCTACGTCTGTATGGTTCACCCGCAGGGTCACAGCAGTAAGGCTCTCTTCCCCTTCAACGTGGACGTGACTGTTGATG CTGACAATGTGGCCTCATTCACCAATATAACACATG CCCCTTTGATCTCCACCGCCACTCAGGCGCACACATCCTTCACCTTAACCTGTCCTGCTGTCCAGGGGGACTACGTCTTACTGTACTGGCAACCTCCAGATGCCAGGAGGCAAACTAACATGAAGCTCGTGTACCAGTACGACCGGTGGAGGGGTTCCACTTCGTTGACCGAGCAAAGCAAGAGAGTCCAGCTTGCCGGCCCTCCCTACAACGCAGAGGCTGGGAGCTTCTCTTTTCTGCTCATACCTGGGTGGAAGGAGGGCGGTCTCTAcgtctgtgatgtgtttgtcaATGACAATGCCTTCAGCCAGAGGACCCTTCTCAGCGTGCTGAAAG TTAAAACCAGCTACTACCCCTCAAAGCTGGAGCTGCTGTGCCTGTACTCGGAGCGGTCCCAGGTCCAAAGTGCCAAGTGGAGATACCAGAATAAGAGTCACCAGCTGCGCATGATAACCAACGGCCCTGGCAGCGTCAGCACCCTTCTGCCCTTGCCAATCACCTCTGACACAGCCGGGAACTACACCTGCACACTGCAACTGAAAAATGGGCAGACCGTCTGGGCAACGCAAGCTGTAACACTGCCCCATGAAG GTATTGAGCagtctctgtctgtccactcGGGTGAAGCAGAGAACATCTATGAAAATCCTGAGGATATCAGACAG GCTCCTCCCGAGGGCTCAGTCTACATG GATTTAAAGCCAAGAGGAGAGGATGATGTCTACAAGGAACTGGAGCG ATGCGAACGGTGTCAGAGCTGA